The nucleotide sequence AGGAATAGAGTACAGACCCAAAGCTTAGGAGCAGCTAGTAGACCTGCTTCTCTTTATATCATCATTGCAGGGAGGAGATGGTGCAATTTGTTTTCATGAGAGAAAAGAAATCTGTGGAGATGTGTTTTTTTCAAATTAAGGCCTTTCCCATTTTTTTCACAGTAATCTGGATGTACATCCTTTGAAAGGGCAACAATCTCAGAATCCTCTTACTGTTTTTTTGCAAATTCAAGTGTGCTTAAGTGCCTTGGCTACCGTGATCTGCCTAACCAGGTGAGTTGTGTCTTGGCAACAGCAAAGACAGCTGCTTTGTGTCCTTGTATCAGGCTAGGAGGAGTCAGAAGCCTCTCAAATTCTTGGTGCTTGGTTCCTGTTCGTTGTGTTTGCCAAGTCAAGCATCCTTCTGTTGTTCATACTTAAATTAGTGATTTAATTAAACCCTGAAATATAGTATAAAATGCAAGCTAAAAAACCCTCATTGTGGGTTGCTGGGAAGAAACTTGTTGTTACCTTCCTTAGAGATGGCACCTTATGATTTCACTTGGTGTCTCAAACGCAAACTTGGGGTGTTCTGTCCTGCTGGAGGGACATTGTCCTACAGAGTTCAGCTTTAACACACTTGTCTGGAAGTTTTTAATGAACCCGAATAACTTGATTGGTTCacgtgtgtttaattagtgtttgaGGTTGGATAGCCCTGCATTAAACCAACATCAAAGAACTAGTGGAAACTTAAAAAGGATATAAAGCTCCACTTTACAACACCTAACATTTTGCACATCTGTAGCAGGAGTCTTTAATTTCACATCCTGGGTTGAGATGGGAAAGCTCCCTATATACACTTAAATTGTTCACTATTTGAAGAAGCAGCCATTTGTGATGTAGTCCAAAATCAGTTGacattctgaagtgcactcaatcaatcccacaatgcaccgcaTAACAAGTGTACAGCCCATGTACACTCAACAGCTAGAAAATACCAGTGCAATCTCATGATGAAATGTAACTATTTCACATTTTGtgaatttagtggctaattcgtacaatttcagTCGTATGaaagtgtattatttttaaaaggaggGGTAGcacccaaccccaaccctaaacccagtcgtcattgggggatgagcaaattgtactaaatagtACCAATGAAATGGTacgatttcatacgaattagccactaaaacaaaaagttacaaattgccatgagatagcattgAAAATACATGAGAGATGGAAGAGTGCGGCAAATGAATTTCTGTATCTGACAAAATggcatcattttaaaatgaatgttttttaaaaataaattattgtttaattaaagtaacatacattatacagtatactgtatgtcCTAAAATctaaatactttgtttcattacttgTAGACAGCTCACTAGCTATTAAATAATGATCTCAGGGCCTGACCAAGAAGTTTAAAATCTAGTCTGTCTGAGAAATTCATAAACCAGTAAAGCACAAACAAAACTGCTTCCTTTTCAATACACTGAGTTCTTGAATATATTCATTTGTTGTTATTCACTCCTTtaagtggactatattagtggactaatgtaAGGAATATCGAATGAGGATATAAGGGGTGATTTCAGATAGAGCATTGGAGTTTCTACTAATGAGCTGATGAcgttaaacaggtgtgtttaccATGGTGCACGAAATGTCAGTAGCTTCAAGAGCATTGTTAAAAAACCAGCGAGCTAGCACATTTATGCAGTGAGGGCAAATAACGCTTCGTACTAGCGGATGACAATTGACAGGCAGCAGTCTTTTAGGGCTGAAAAATATAccatttgagcattgatatctCAATGAGAACATTTACATGGACAGcagtaatcgaattattagccttaatctgaataagatatataaaatatgattaaggtgtttagatgagttgctttttgaaagtTTCTTTCACGATTCTGTTTTGCATAGTTCGATTAATGACATCACcatgcgtcaccacgctatccacgtttcctccagagtttcatgtaatttagtttcatttttaattttttcgactttaactgcagtttggcactttctcttccatttaggaacatttcatgcatgcccctgtgactatagtcatgggccggtataagattccgacggcatgataactttggataaaaattattacggtttcacggtatttAGTTTACTGctctacaatttaaaacagcatcttaactatttaaaaaggcatctttacaatttaaaacgacatctttaaaatgtaaaacggcatctttacaatttagaacagcatctttacagtttaaaacggcatcatttggcatctttacagtttaaaacggcatctttacaatttaaaacgccatcttaccagtttaaaacggcatctttactgtTTAAAACAGCACCTTTACAATTTGAAACAGCagatttacagtttaaaacagcatctttacagtttaaaacgacatctttacagtttaaaacagcGTCTTttggcatctttacagtttaaaacggcatctttacagtttaaaacggcatctttacagtttaaaacggcatctttacaatttaaaacggcatcttaaCAGTTTAAAGCGTCATCTTTtgccatttttacagtttaaaatggcatctttacagtttaaaacggcatctttaaaatgtaaaacggcatctttacaatttagaacagcatctttacagtttaaaacggcatcatttggcatttttacagtttaaaacgccATCTTaccagtttaaaacggcatctttactgtttaaaacagcacctttacaatttaaaacagcatctttacagtttaaaacgacatctttacagtttaaaacagcGTCTTttggcatctttacagtttaaaacggcatctttacaatttaaaacagcatctttacagtttaaaacgacatctttacaatttaaaacggcatcttaaCAGTTTAAAGCGTCATCTTTtgccatttttacagtttaaaatggcatctttacagtttaaaacggcatctttacagtttaaaactgcatctttacagtttaaaacggcatctttacagtttaaagtgTCATCTTTTggcatttttaaagtttaaatgggcatctttacagttttaaactgcatctttacagtttaaaatggcatctttacaatttaaaacagcatttttacagtttaaattggcatctttacagtttaaaacggcatctttacagtttaaaacaatATCTTTACAGTTAAAAgcggaaacacacactatctactatctatgattatttattgaacatcagttttgaacaactgaaattaaaacacacgttgcctaaaacaaacagtcgctttttttcttataaaaaggtggaaataaataacttaaattattttcagtgcttttcatattaaaagtagaaaataagtagtatctcttctaaataaaataactcttgcatatcctttgaataatattttaaacagtgcatttcttgcatcttctgtaaacaaatattttaatgtaaataataatttgattgtaatgaaaaatatgccatctcaaggcatctctggcacagcttaCAATCATTGTCAATTTAGTGCAAAGTAAGGTtcaagaatgagtccatcatCTTAACCAAAACttagatgtggctgcaaagtggcagcAGAAGAATTAATCTGCATCAGACttcaaaggctgatttatacatcaGCATCGAGTGATCGCTGTAACCCACGGCGCTTGTAAACACTTACTCCAACCGGCTCTCTGCTATCACAAGGTCCTACGTGCCGCCTACACGTGTCAACGCTACTGAACCGACCCACCACAGAGCTTGTGATATGCATCTTctcaacgtgtagttacatttttgagatgtGCGTGGGTATGCAACCATGTAAAGGCTGCGCTGGACCTTACGCATGCTCGCGGTACAAATCAGTATAATTctgccttaacagagcggggtcaggTGACTCCACAAACAGTAGGGAAAATAATCGATAAAATTGTCCTTggaaaatttgatcgattataggttctaaatgtcaattttaattatgtttcagttAATCGCCCATCCCTAACTGCACCTCAATacgactaaaattggcatactccatGTACTCtttttagtcggattaaggtaattaaaaaaagctgtttacatggtagactcttaatcagagtattgtcttaatcgtattaaaatcaaattattggtgtccatgtaaacgtacatATTGTGTGTATCTTCAAtggtcacatcacaggattagattacttattaaagattaaaagatattctaaattttatattttttgcacAATTATgtccatgttattttacatttgattgttcaatttctgtacttaaaCTATTTGACGACTTAGAAAACCGTAAAAcactgtttgtttattcatttattttgcttgtcatttgcagatgcactgcataaaaAACAGACTTGATcataactgtttatttaaattaatgaaatctttccaaatagagctattccaaTCACctgattaaaattatattaatatcgcAGTTTATATCgcggcaaaacaaaatatcatgcagccctatggTCTATCATAaaatttcaaacaaacaaattactgaTCATAGCTATACAGTATGGTAGGTGTGCTCCTTAGGTTTTGGTGGGttgtttgaaatattttcttACTTATTGTTAGTACCAGTGCTACCACCAAGTAAAaaagatatatacagttgaattcagaattattagcctccctttgatatatttttctttgttttttaaatatttcccaaattacatttaacagagccaggaaattttcgcagtgtgtctgataatctggagaaagtcttatttgttttatttcgactagaataaaagcagttttaaattattttaaaaaccattttaacgtcgaaattattagcccctttaagtttttttttttttttcttggactagtctacagaacaaaccatcattatacaataacttgcttaattaccctaacttgtctagttaacctaattagcctagttaagccttttaaatgtcactttaagctgtatagaagtgtcttgaaaaatatctagtcaaatattatttactgtcatcatgacaaagataaaataaatcagttattagaaatgagttattaaaactatatgtttagaaacgtgttgaaaaaatcttatctccgttaaacagaaattgggggaaaaaataaacagggctaataattcaggggggctaataattctgacttcaactgtatatatatttccaGACTTTAGAGTTCCCTTGTTGTTTTATGACAGTTAGTAGAGTTTTCAATCTTTTGCCTGGAGATATTGGAAAGTTtgtggatttatgtatttttttcaccTCTTCACAGTTACAGTGATTTGAGTAATTTGTCAATGGTTTAAAGGGACAAGAACAAGAAGGAAAAGGCACTCATTTGCACAAAACAAATTCATCTTTACAGGAAACGTTCCCTCACATCTGTGTTATGTGTCTCTATGTAGGATGCGTGAGGATATGTCGAGCGTGCTGTGTGTGAAGGAGACGGAGGGCCAGGGGGACCTCGGTGAGAAGCTATCCCAGGATGAGCTGCTATGTCGGACGCGTGAGGTCATGCAGGGGCTGGAGGCGCTCCGTGCAGAACATCAGGCCATTCTGGAGGGGCTAATGGGCACCTTGCGCTGCCTCAAACAGAGCCAGGAGGGGCGTGCTGTTGAGGAGAAGACTGCAATGATCCAACGCTCAATGGAGATGCTGGAGCTGGGCCTCAGTGAAGCACAGGTACGGTGTGGAAGATCTTACAAAATTTGAtgaaattttaatgtttttattaagaaATTTGCTTGAAAACACGGTAACATGGCTACTCTTCCTCTTTCTATTATTGCTCATTGCAGGTGATGATGGCTCTGtcaggccatttgagtgcagtggaGGCAGAGAAACAGAAGCTTCGAGCACAGGTATATACACGCACAAAGACACTGCATCGCATGAAAAATTAAACTGCTCTCAGGTTCAGTGGTGTACAGTAGGCattggacgataaccgttttcaaggtatacagatGTTtgaaaaagttaaggttttaaaaccaccaaaattatctgcaataccgttcctacggtatatgtaagagttgtttatgttttgttttgagctttttaggacaacagtatctccagcagaaaagatttccattttaaaaagatgccattttaaattgtagtaAAATCTGTGTTTTGGAACCTAATGAAGACAacggaagtcaatgatttatttgaattatttagcctgacatgtttactgttccaaaatattagaaaagtttctcaaaatgaaatattttgtgttcaaagttaaaaaaaagtttttgttttttacccagacacttaaaaacactataatttagagcagtaatcacaataccgtaaatccgttaaactgtgatattttattcaaggttatcataccgtcagaatcttataccggcccatgccaagTGTACAGCACCAGTTTTTGATTAGAAAGTCAAAACTCCAAATTAATGAGAGGAAATCAGTTGAGAGCCAATAACCTTCATAATTTTTGTTGCATTTCCAGGGTTCCCAGAGGCCATAACacttctggaatatcatggaattttaaaagcCCTATTCcagatatagaaatatatattttttcaagtcTTATCAGGAAACTTTACTTTCCATTAGCATAATGTATCTTTtctttaatgtgattttatttaagCATGTTTCATGTAGTCAACCAATATGGATTTTTTGAAAGCAGATACTGATATCTATATATTCGAATATATAGATATCagcatctgcttttaaaaaaatccatattggtcgaatatatatatatatatatatatatatatatatatatatatatatatatatatatatatatatatatatatatatatatatatatattcgggtGTCAAAATTTGGTATCGGTtaagtaataatcataaccgctTATTGTGTTCTGACATCATATACCTCATATGCACTATGTCACGGTAGTTTACATATTTCGAGGAAGGGGAGCACGAGTATTTAAAACGCTCACTGCATTTAAAATACACTgcatgtgtttgctggacagtctttcccTGACACTTTCAGCAGAAGCCCCTGTTTCACTGTTGTTGAGAAACAGAAAGTAAACTCTATTTCTCTCTATCTCTCGctgtggacctttgacctgctgTCGTGAGGTAaagtttcctctcctctcggctgttatagTGTTACTTGTGGATCCAGGCACGAGCGTGTGTCTGCATAGCGAGTTTTCTCCTCCACGTATGTCATGGATCAGCTATAATCACTGCTGCCATTTATCAGTTGCACTCATTGCATTAGTGAACAGCACTAGAGCgttaaagccaatcgcagccctttcaaTGAGTGCGTGACCAATCATAGAAAGAAAGAACTCACTAGACAAGGCTCAAATATCGAGCGGGATATTTACATccgtttatttgctataaatgctcatgttgttctgtgcatgtacttgagtttttaaagaaaCAGCTTAtgtatctgactgtttgtattaaaagacaaaattagattacaaatagtatataaatatatctatacattttaatacaagaattgctgtgctgtgaagaaaatataaaattgtgtatggaaagcatcgtcaatgcaccatgatgcaccaagatatcgaattgaactgtatcgatggcatgataatcgttaCCGAACCGTgaaaccagtgtaggttcacacctctaatataaatatatatatatatatatatatatatatatatatatatatatataaaatatatatatatatatatatatatataaaatatatatatatatatatatatataaaatatataaatatataatatataaatatatatataatatatatatatatatatatatatatattatatattagggatgcaacaattaaccaatttcactattaaccacgctttaattcgacatggttaattaatcgtaaaggcttctcaacattGCGTTTCTttacggaacaaaactgctgcatcTTAACAAAGTTATGTTGACttcgctagtttaaagttccgagcttgtacactgagcatgcaagttcgttatttctaaAAGAAGCGCGTGGCTTGCGCATGTCTATTAGGAGGGATGTGCATGCAAGCGGCGTGACGCGCTCACACTTTTCAGGCACCCCTAGTTGAAAAAGAATGctgcaagtcacgtgacaagaactggacCAATTAATAATCATTTGATTAATGTAGTTGACAAATGTTTTGGAAAGCTGTTGACCAGCTTTGTAAAATGTTAGCAGAACAATCATCCGCAatgatattttacagtaaaactgtTGGTGATTCAGTGTTAATTCATAGTTTTCATTGTGTATTTATGGTCAATTTCAattccataataaaaaataaataattaatttgtgcaCTGTTTTTACAATCTGTTTTGTTGGTATTACAAGCTTTATTTACAGGGTATAGTAGTGTATTATGTTTTGTAGTCTATTTCTTATCCAAGACAAACCCAAATTTGGCCCAGGTAcaagattttaaaaattatacacttaaaacagaaaacatttgaTCATTCAGGTGTTCATCACATACAATATTCGTGTGTAGTAAGATACAAGACCTCATGTATTTATGACTTGTACTGTTACAGTGCAATACACTTCAAACTTAATTGCTGCTTTAAGTTGAACTTGTTTGGCTTTAAATCACACGTTATTATATGGGTAACCACCTCTGAGCTGGTTGGTTTTAAGTATTTATTCAGGATTTTCCTTTTAAGGGGAAAGAACTTTATAAGCCAGGGCTGCTGAAAACATGGGTCAGCAATTTTGTGTAAAAGCTGTTGTGTAAAAATGCTGTGAATCTGAGTGCTGCTGTTGCGCAGGTGCGGAGACTGTGTCAGGAGAACCAGTGGCTGCGTGACGAGCTGGCAGGAACCCAGCAGCGGCTGCAGAAGAGCGAGCAGAGCGTGGCCCAGTTGGAGGAGGAGAAGAAACACCTGGAGTTCATGAACCAGCTCAAGAAATATGATCAAGACCTTAGCCCATCAGTGAGCCCTCACCCTATTTTCCCCCATGACATTtactatattttctgttttttagtcTTACCTTGTTCTTCTCTCTCGCTAACACTTTCTGTTCAGGATGATAAGGACTCTGATTCCAGCAGGGAGACACTGGATGATCTTTTCCCAGATGAGCAGGATGAGCCTGGACCTGGCAGTAAGTACTCCAGAAGCACTCAGTTCTGAACAGTTGACAAAAGAGACATGgcaacaatttattttgatggtccaattgagtattagtagactgtatgCTTTAGGGATGTGCACAATTATTCGATTAATTGATTAATCGAATGCATCAGCGACGATCGAGCATGAAAACGATGATCGATTGGCTCTAAAATGAAattccttttattctttcttATTGGTTATGCTGGTATTTGGGCGGTAGTTTAATATTTGATTGGTAATGGCTGCAGGGAGTTGCGGTCTAGAGGCGAGACCTGAGCGCAGATCCAGTATAGGGGGTCACACGCCAGAAGCGCCGCGTCGCGCCACGGCCCACGCAGCATcatgtttctatcagggtacacatcGGTGCCAAACCAAGgcggacacttcatatttctgccgcgccacagagcgccatctaaaaagtttaattttaaataccatgcgaatgtgctcgtctggtgtgtgatactttcagctGTCATGTGCGCGCAGTGTCTCGACACTCTTTTCGGCGAGGACTACGGTATGAGTGATGTTTTTCCAGATGACACCAAAATCGAAAGCTACTTCAGGGAGCCATGCATCTCTCTAAACccgcatcctttattgtggtgcaaagttaatgagtctcgatttgcaAGGCTAAGCACCCTTTCCCAGTGGTACCTGGCTGCTCCTGCAACTTTTGTGCTTGCTGAGCGCTTTTTTCCACTGCCGGTCTAATTGTAAATAGACTTCGCACTCAGCTTTCATCAGAGCATGTAGACCAACtgatctttttaaataaaaatatgtagttCTTCCTTATGTTAAGTTTTATTAGCCatgcattgtaaaatattcaggatgtttttgttttaagcagCATAGTTAGAccggctttattttatttacctctGCCGACTGATCattttgaaagaaatgttattttaCCTAATCTTTAAGTTTTATAGCTGTGGTAAAAAatattcttaattgttttatgaatcCTGTCATAGTTTTATCAATGGCATTTTTCAACAgggctttaaataaatatatatatttttaaattgaatgttatttaattgtcGCTATGATGCACACACGCCCGGCCTCTTGCTTAAGCTTCACCCCCAATTAATCGATGAATTGTTTGTCAAACCTGTGGATTAATCGAAATGAAGAATGGTCAGAAATGCCCATCCCTAGTTtgcttaaagggtcacgaaataccaaaacacattttttgaggtgttgacagtcatatatgtgtcccacactgctaaaaacacGATTAGGtgatatatttcacaaaaaagtgaaaatttgttgtttttgcgtTTTTGTCGAGCAAATTCATTCCTCCggtttgaaaaaatgttttgaagctgcgtcacgtcGATTAGATACTTGCGTGTAATCCAgcgttaagctacggtcacaccgggctttgtgtgtgcgaaattctgtcgtgcggcgctgcgaaaaggggcgggattaaacaagcttattagacatttaaaaaagcaagccattgctccatgttttacatttttgcccagagaggtcctgttttgatcctcgattggtctcatgcagtcaagtgatgcgatttagcaggttagagttcaccaagcttgaactttgcatcacagcaacctgcga is from Danio aesculapii chromosome 13, fDanAes4.1, whole genome shotgun sequence and encodes:
- the klc1a gene encoding kinesin light chain 1; its protein translation is MREDMSSVLCVKETEGQGDLGEKLSQDELLCRTREVMQGLEALRAEHQAILEGLMGTLRCLKQSQEGRAVEEKTAMIQRSMEMLELGLSEAQVMMALSGHLSAVEAEKQKLRAQVRRLCQENQWLRDELAGTQQRLQKSEQSVAQLEEEKKHLEFMNQLKKYDQDLSPSDDKDSDSSRETLDDLFPDEQDEPGPGIQPPHSSAVAAAQQGGYEIPARLRTLHNLVIQYASQGRYEVAVPLCKQALEDLEKTSGHDHPDVATMLNILALVYRDQNKYKEAANLLNDALAIREKTLGKDHPAMEINLRHVQPQDP